Proteins from a genomic interval of Arvicanthis niloticus isolate mArvNil1 chromosome 26, mArvNil1.pat.X, whole genome shotgun sequence:
- the Usp2 gene encoding ubiquitin carboxyl-terminal hydrolase 2 isoform X2, which translates to MRTSYTVTLPEEPPAAPFPALAKELRPRSPLSPSLLLSTFVGLLLNKAKNSKSAQGLAGLRNLGNTCFMNSILQCLSNTRELRDYCLQRLYMRDLGHTSSAHTALMEEFAKLIQTIWTSSPNDVVSPSEFKTQIQRYAPRFVGYNQQDAQEFLRFLLDGLHNEVNRVAARPKASPENLDHLPDEEKGRQMWRKYLEREDSRIGDLFVGQLKSSLTCTDCGYCSTVFDPFWDLSLPIAKRGYPEVTLMDCMRLFTKEDILDGDEKPTCCRCRARKRCIKKFSVQRFPKILVLHLKRFSESRIRTSKLTTFVNFPLRDLDLREFASENTNHAVYNLYAVSNHSGTTMGGHYTAYCRSPVTGEWHTFNDSSVTPMSSSQVRSSDAYLLFYELASPPSRM; encoded by the exons ATGCGTACCTCCTACACCGTGACCCTGCCCGAAGAGCCCCCCGCCGCCCCCTTTCCCGCTCTCGCCAAGGAGCTGCGACCGCGCTCCCCTCTGTCCCCGTCCCTGCTGCTCTCCACCTTCGTGGGGCTTCTGCTCAACAAAGCCAAG AATTCAAAGAGTGCCCAGGGTCTGGCTGGTCTTCGAAACCTTGGGAACACG TGCTTCATGAACTCAATTCTTCAGTGCCTGAGCAATACCCGCGAGTTGAGAGACTACTGCCTCCAGAGGCTGTACATGCGGGACCTCGGCCACACCAGCAGTGCACACACGGCCCTCATGGAAG AGTTTGCAAAACTGATCCAGACCATATGGACATCATCCCCCAATGATGTGGTGAGCCCatctgagttcaagacccagATCCAGCGATATGCACCACGCTTCGTTGGCTACAA TCAGCAGGATGCTCAGGAATTCCTTCGTTTCCTTCTGGACGGTCTCCACAATGAGGTGAACCGAGTGGCAGCAAGGCCTAAGGCCAGCCCTGAGAACCTTGACCATCTCCC TGATGAAGAAAAGGGGCGACAGATGTGGAGGAAGTATCTAGAAAGGGAAGACAGTCGGATTGGGG ATCTCTTCGTTGGGCAGCTGAAGAGTTCCCTGACATGTACAGACTGTGGCTACTGCTCCACCGTCTTCGACCCCTTCTGGGACCTCTCGTTGCCCATTGCGAAG AGAGGTTATCCTGAGGTGACGTTAATGGACTGTATGAGGCTCTTCACCAAAGAGGATATATTGGATGGGGATGAGAAGCCC ACATGCTGCCGCTGCCGAGCCAGAAAACGATGTATAAAGAAGTTCTCTGTCCAGAGGTTCCCAAAGATCTTGGTGCTCC ACCTGAAGCGGTTCTCAGAATCCAGGATACGAACCAGCAAGCTCACAACATTTGTGAATTTCCCATTAAGAGACCTGGACTTGAGAGAATTTGCTTCAGAAAACACCA ACCATGCTGTTTACAACCTGTACGCTGTGTCCAATCACTCCGGAACCACTATGGGAGGCCACTATACAGCCTACTGCCGAAGTCCGGTCACGGGCGAATGGCACACTTTCAATGACTCCAG TGTCACACCCATGTCCTCCAGCCAAGTGCGCAGCAGCGACGCCTATCTGCTCTTCTATGAACTGGCCAGTCCGCCCTCCCGTATGTAG
- the Usp2 gene encoding ubiquitin carboxyl-terminal hydrolase 2 isoform X1: protein MSQLSSTLKRYTESSRYTDAPYAKSGYGTYTPSSYGANLAASFLEKEKLGFKPVSPTSFLPRPRTYGPSSILDCDRGRPLLRPDIIGGSKRSESQTRGNERPSGSGLNGGSGFSYGVTSNSLSYLPMNARDQGVTLSQKKSNSQSDLARDFSSLRTSDSYRTSDGYWTSDSFRIDPGNLGRSPMLARTRKELCALQGLYQAASHSEYLTDYLENYGRKGSAPQVLTQAPPSRVPEVLSPTYRPSGRYTLWDKSKGQASGPSRSSSPGRDTMNSKSAQGLAGLRNLGNTCFMNSILQCLSNTRELRDYCLQRLYMRDLGHTSSAHTALMEEFAKLIQTIWTSSPNDVVSPSEFKTQIQRYAPRFVGYNQQDAQEFLRFLLDGLHNEVNRVAARPKASPENLDHLPDEEKGRQMWRKYLEREDSRIGDLFVGQLKSSLTCTDCGYCSTVFDPFWDLSLPIAKRGYPEVTLMDCMRLFTKEDILDGDEKPTCCRCRARKRCIKKFSVQRFPKILVLHLKRFSESRIRTSKLTTFVNFPLRDLDLREFASENTNHAVYNLYAVSNHSGTTMGGHYTAYCRSPVTGEWHTFNDSSVTPMSSSQVRSSDAYLLFYELASPPSRM from the exons ATGTCCCAGCTCTCCTCCACCCTGAAGCGCTATACAGAATCGTCCCGCTACACAGATGCCCCTTATGCCAAATCGGGCTATGGCACCTACACCCCTTCTTCCTATGGGGCCAACCTGGCCGCCTCCTTCCTGGAGAAGGAAAAACTTGGTTTCAAGCCGGTCTCCCCCACCAGCTTCCTCCCGCGGCCCCGCACCTATGGCCCCTCCTCCATCCTGGACTGTGACAGGGGCCGCCCCCTACTGAGACCTGACATCATTGGGGGTAGCAAGCGGTCTGAGAGCCAGACCCGTGGCAATGAAAGGCCCTCAGGCAGTGGACTCAACGGAGGGAGCGGATTTTCTTATGGAGTGACCAGCAACTCCCTCAGCTACCTGCCCATGAATGCCAGAGACCAGGGGGTGACCCTGAGCCAGAAGAAATCGAACAGCCAATCAGATCTGGCCAGAGATTTCTCCAGCCTGCGGACCTCAGATAGCTACCGGACTTCAGATGGCTACTGGACCTCAGACAGCTTTAGGATAGACCCCGGAAACCTGGGTCGCAGCCCCATGCTGGCCCGCACACGTAAGGAGCTCTGTGCCCTGCAGGGCCTCTACCAAGCAGCCAGCCATTCTGAGTACCTAACAGACTATCTGGAGAACTATGGTCGCAAGGGCAGTGCACCACAGGTGCTCACACAAGCCCCTCCCTCCCGAGTCCCTGAAGTCCTCAGTCCCACCTACCGACCAAGTGGCCGCTACACACTGTGGGACAAGAGCAAGGGCCAGGCCTCTGGGCCCAGCCGCTCCAGTTCTCCAGGGCGAGACACCATG AATTCAAAGAGTGCCCAGGGTCTGGCTGGTCTTCGAAACCTTGGGAACACG TGCTTCATGAACTCAATTCTTCAGTGCCTGAGCAATACCCGCGAGTTGAGAGACTACTGCCTCCAGAGGCTGTACATGCGGGACCTCGGCCACACCAGCAGTGCACACACGGCCCTCATGGAAG AGTTTGCAAAACTGATCCAGACCATATGGACATCATCCCCCAATGATGTGGTGAGCCCatctgagttcaagacccagATCCAGCGATATGCACCACGCTTCGTTGGCTACAA TCAGCAGGATGCTCAGGAATTCCTTCGTTTCCTTCTGGACGGTCTCCACAATGAGGTGAACCGAGTGGCAGCAAGGCCTAAGGCCAGCCCTGAGAACCTTGACCATCTCCC TGATGAAGAAAAGGGGCGACAGATGTGGAGGAAGTATCTAGAAAGGGAAGACAGTCGGATTGGGG ATCTCTTCGTTGGGCAGCTGAAGAGTTCCCTGACATGTACAGACTGTGGCTACTGCTCCACCGTCTTCGACCCCTTCTGGGACCTCTCGTTGCCCATTGCGAAG AGAGGTTATCCTGAGGTGACGTTAATGGACTGTATGAGGCTCTTCACCAAAGAGGATATATTGGATGGGGATGAGAAGCCC ACATGCTGCCGCTGCCGAGCCAGAAAACGATGTATAAAGAAGTTCTCTGTCCAGAGGTTCCCAAAGATCTTGGTGCTCC ACCTGAAGCGGTTCTCAGAATCCAGGATACGAACCAGCAAGCTCACAACATTTGTGAATTTCCCATTAAGAGACCTGGACTTGAGAGAATTTGCTTCAGAAAACACCA ACCATGCTGTTTACAACCTGTACGCTGTGTCCAATCACTCCGGAACCACTATGGGAGGCCACTATACAGCCTACTGCCGAAGTCCGGTCACGGGCGAATGGCACACTTTCAATGACTCCAG TGTCACACCCATGTCCTCCAGCCAAGTGCGCAGCAGCGACGCCTATCTGCTCTTCTATGAACTGGCCAGTCCGCCCTCCCGTATGTAG
- the Usp2 gene encoding ubiquitin carboxyl-terminal hydrolase 2 isoform X3: protein MSSRAQGNSKSAQGLAGLRNLGNTCFMNSILQCLSNTRELRDYCLQRLYMRDLGHTSSAHTALMEEFAKLIQTIWTSSPNDVVSPSEFKTQIQRYAPRFVGYNQQDAQEFLRFLLDGLHNEVNRVAARPKASPENLDHLPDEEKGRQMWRKYLEREDSRIGDLFVGQLKSSLTCTDCGYCSTVFDPFWDLSLPIAKRGYPEVTLMDCMRLFTKEDILDGDEKPTCCRCRARKRCIKKFSVQRFPKILVLHLKRFSESRIRTSKLTTFVNFPLRDLDLREFASENTNHAVYNLYAVSNHSGTTMGGHYTAYCRSPVTGEWHTFNDSSVTPMSSSQVRSSDAYLLFYELASPPSRM, encoded by the exons ATGTCGTCTCGGGCACAGGGG AATTCAAAGAGTGCCCAGGGTCTGGCTGGTCTTCGAAACCTTGGGAACACG TGCTTCATGAACTCAATTCTTCAGTGCCTGAGCAATACCCGCGAGTTGAGAGACTACTGCCTCCAGAGGCTGTACATGCGGGACCTCGGCCACACCAGCAGTGCACACACGGCCCTCATGGAAG AGTTTGCAAAACTGATCCAGACCATATGGACATCATCCCCCAATGATGTGGTGAGCCCatctgagttcaagacccagATCCAGCGATATGCACCACGCTTCGTTGGCTACAA TCAGCAGGATGCTCAGGAATTCCTTCGTTTCCTTCTGGACGGTCTCCACAATGAGGTGAACCGAGTGGCAGCAAGGCCTAAGGCCAGCCCTGAGAACCTTGACCATCTCCC TGATGAAGAAAAGGGGCGACAGATGTGGAGGAAGTATCTAGAAAGGGAAGACAGTCGGATTGGGG ATCTCTTCGTTGGGCAGCTGAAGAGTTCCCTGACATGTACAGACTGTGGCTACTGCTCCACCGTCTTCGACCCCTTCTGGGACCTCTCGTTGCCCATTGCGAAG AGAGGTTATCCTGAGGTGACGTTAATGGACTGTATGAGGCTCTTCACCAAAGAGGATATATTGGATGGGGATGAGAAGCCC ACATGCTGCCGCTGCCGAGCCAGAAAACGATGTATAAAGAAGTTCTCTGTCCAGAGGTTCCCAAAGATCTTGGTGCTCC ACCTGAAGCGGTTCTCAGAATCCAGGATACGAACCAGCAAGCTCACAACATTTGTGAATTTCCCATTAAGAGACCTGGACTTGAGAGAATTTGCTTCAGAAAACACCA ACCATGCTGTTTACAACCTGTACGCTGTGTCCAATCACTCCGGAACCACTATGGGAGGCCACTATACAGCCTACTGCCGAAGTCCGGTCACGGGCGAATGGCACACTTTCAATGACTCCAG TGTCACACCCATGTCCTCCAGCCAAGTGCGCAGCAGCGACGCCTATCTGCTCTTCTATGAACTGGCCAGTCCGCCCTCCCGTATGTAG